TCCGAGAGGATCggtgaagagatgaagaagaaggagacgcGTTGCGGTGGATTGATGGAGGAGATGCAGAGGATGGAGAGGATAGGGTTGAAGCTGATGGAGTTTAGTGAAGGGTTTAGGTTTAATGGGGAGGAGGATGTGACGGCGGAAGTGGCGGAGATGGAGGAGATATGTCGGAAAATGGAAGATGGCCTTGAAGGGTTACAAACACGAGTTAGGGAAGTGTTTCATAGGTTGGTTAAAAGCAGAAGTGAGATTCTTGAAGTGATTGATCACTGATTAGTAATCTTTA
The sequence above is drawn from the Camelina sativa cultivar DH55 unplaced genomic scaffold, Cs unpScaffold02670, whole genome shotgun sequence genome and encodes:
- the LOC104774390 gene encoding uncharacterized protein LOC104774390, which gives rise to SGGGGGCVSKNWSAAKQIQAMTANLVAPRGGEASPIYIMSSVMVMVMWTLVAAVPCQTSNGLLVHLPLPKHQVWANAAVSISERIGEEMKKKETRCGGLMEEMQRMERIGLKLMEFSEGFRFNGEEDVTAEVAEMEEICRKMEDGLEGLQTRVREVFHRLVKSRSEILEVIDH